In Syntrophorhabdaceae bacterium, one genomic interval encodes:
- the flhA gene encoding flagellar biosynthesis protein FlhA yields the protein MGSLRSMIKAKSDLFVAISVVFVILIMIVPLNSFFIDIFLTLSISLSLLILFIAMYIGKPLDFSVFPSVLLIVTLFRLSLNIASTRLILVHGDEGSQAAGLIIKGFGTFIVGGNYVVGAVVFLILMIINFVVITKGAGRVAEVAARFTLDAMPGKQMSIDADLNAGLVDDAGARRRREKVEMEADFYGAMDGASKFVRGDAIAGIIIIFVNIIGGLVIGVVQKGMPANDALAVYTILTIGDGLVSQIPALLTSTAAGIIVTRAASESNLGSDIVSQLFTQPRALILASVVIFSIGMIPGIPLVPFLILSAITFGMSHFLKKSAEEEITGTPELPAEEKEKTDFIQPMEILEIEIGYGMIPIVDPEQGGELLDKLRAIRKQMGMELGIVVPPMKLRDNLQLKAFEYLILLKGIEMGRGEMLPGNVLAMGGEGKKGIKDGIPTKEPVFNLDAYWISEKERDRYMAEGFTVVDHPTIIATHLTEILRNNAHELMTRQETQKLIDSVAATHPKVVEELSQNQMNVGIIQKVLQNLLREQVSIRDLVTILESIADASTSSRDTDLITEFVRQRMSRSILKPYLVDGVLNILILEKSLEEKMINGLQQSDQGSFLALDLSFSQRLIEKIGNEVRKALMQNVQPMLLVHPVLRGRLRRFLERYIQGITVISHNEIPPQIKMQSVGVIRINEG from the coding sequence ATGGGATCGTTACGATCAATGATCAAGGCAAAAAGCGATCTTTTCGTCGCCATAAGCGTTGTTTTCGTAATCCTTATCATGATCGTGCCTCTCAATAGTTTTTTTATCGATATATTCCTGACATTAAGTATATCCCTATCTCTTTTAATACTTTTCATTGCGATGTATATCGGCAAACCGCTCGATTTTTCTGTTTTTCCGTCGGTGCTCCTGATCGTGACCCTCTTCAGACTTTCTTTAAATATTGCGTCAACGAGGCTGATCCTCGTGCATGGAGATGAAGGATCGCAGGCGGCAGGTCTTATCATCAAGGGTTTCGGCACGTTTATTGTCGGTGGAAATTATGTAGTGGGCGCTGTCGTGTTCCTTATCCTTATGATCATCAACTTTGTTGTCATCACAAAAGGTGCAGGCAGGGTGGCGGAAGTTGCCGCGCGGTTTACCCTTGATGCCATGCCGGGGAAGCAGATGAGCATTGACGCGGACCTTAACGCCGGGCTTGTTGATGACGCCGGTGCGAGAAGACGAAGGGAAAAGGTTGAAATGGAGGCGGATTTTTACGGCGCCATGGATGGCGCCAGCAAATTCGTAAGGGGCGACGCAATAGCGGGGATAATAATCATATTTGTGAATATCATCGGCGGTTTGGTTATTGGTGTTGTGCAGAAAGGAATGCCGGCAAATGACGCGCTCGCTGTGTATACGATATTAACGATAGGGGATGGTCTTGTAAGCCAGATCCCTGCCCTTTTAACGTCTACCGCCGCCGGTATTATCGTTACGAGGGCGGCAAGCGAGTCAAACCTCGGCAGTGATATCGTGAGCCAGCTCTTTACACAGCCCAGGGCGCTTATCCTCGCCTCTGTTGTTATATTCTCCATCGGTATGATCCCCGGTATTCCTCTCGTACCTTTTCTTATTCTTTCAGCAATCACGTTCGGTATGAGTCATTTTTTGAAGAAGTCGGCAGAGGAAGAGATAACCGGCACACCTGAATTGCCGGCTGAAGAGAAAGAGAAGACCGACTTCATTCAACCTATGGAGATACTCGAAATAGAGATCGGGTATGGGATGATACCGATAGTTGACCCCGAACAGGGCGGAGAGCTTCTCGACAAGCTGCGGGCTATAAGAAAACAGATGGGGATGGAACTCGGCATAGTAGTGCCTCCGATGAAGTTGAGGGATAACCTTCAATTGAAGGCCTTTGAATACCTGATCCTCCTCAAGGGTATAGAAATGGGAAGAGGAGAGATGCTTCCCGGGAATGTCCTTGCCATGGGAGGCGAAGGCAAAAAGGGAATAAAAGACGGAATACCGACAAAAGAGCCGGTATTTAATCTTGATGCATACTGGATCAGCGAAAAAGAGAGAGACAGGTATATGGCAGAAGGGTTTACTGTTGTTGACCACCCGACCATTATTGCCACGCACCTGACCGAGATATTGAGAAATAATGCGCACGAGTTGATGACAAGGCAGGAAACACAGAAGCTGATAGATTCAGTAGCTGCTACCCACCCGAAGGTCGTTGAGGAATTAAGTCAGAACCAGATGAATGTCGGGATCATCCAGAAGGTCTTGCAGAATCTCTTAAGGGAACAGGTCTCCATAAGGGATCTCGTGACCATTCTTGAATCAATTGCCGACGCATCGACATCGTCGAGGGACACTGACCTGATAACTGAATTTGTGAGACAGCGAATGTCGAGGAGTATATTGAAGCCGTACCTCGTGGACGGGGTACTTAATATCCTTATTCTGGAAAAATCACTGGAAGAGAAGATGATCAACGGCCTGCAGCAGTCTGACCAGGGATCGTTCCTTGCCCTTGACCTGTCCTTCAGTCAACGTCTCATAGAAAAGATAGGGAATGAGGTAAGAAAGGCGCTGATGCAGAACGTGCAACCCATGTTGCTTGTCCACCCTGTTCTGAGGGGGAGATTAAGGAGGTTTCTTGAACGTTACATACAGGGTATTACCGTTATTTCGCATAACGAGATCCCACCGCAAATAAAAATGCAATCAGTGGGGGTAATAAGAATCAATGAGGGTTAA
- a CDS encoding flagellar biosynthetic protein FliO produces MIDLYVNIVKVILVLIGIVAALFVVKRYAGKFQMNLHPKDPRYSLRKVDTMHLGYKKFISVVEIKDYVLVIGAGDKEMSLLAKWKKEGQQS; encoded by the coding sequence ATGATCGATCTATATGTAAATATCGTCAAGGTCATCCTGGTCCTCATCGGTATTGTAGCTGCCCTGTTTGTGGTGAAGAGATATGCCGGAAAATTTCAGATGAATCTCCACCCGAAGGATCCGCGGTATTCCCTCAGGAAGGTCGATACCATGCATCTCGGTTATAAAAAATTTATCTCTGTTGTTGAGATCAAGGACTACGTGCTTGTCATAGGCGCAGGAGATAAGGAGATGTCGCTCCTCGCAAAATGGAAAAAAGAAGGTCAGCAGTCATGA
- a CDS encoding FliA/WhiG family RNA polymerase sigma factor, translating into MWKRAYAGSMTEREKTIEEFIPIIKHLAYKVSKRFDDDNVIDDLISAGIVGLLETMEKFDANKGIKLNTFAYLRIRGAMIDELRSRDWFPRSARTKSKRISEVIRKLENTLGRIPGEEEIAAELNMDVEEYLTMLKDYGNLSVLSIEDLHEISGEDREAVIRYVTNEKEDPEKCAELYEIEGILAEEFDKLPERQRLVLSLYYHEDMNMKEIARTLGITEARICQIHSQAVLNLRSLMKKHLKN; encoded by the coding sequence ATGTGGAAAAGAGCATACGCCGGATCAATGACGGAAAGAGAAAAGACGATAGAGGAATTTATTCCTATCATCAAACATCTTGCCTATAAGGTCTCGAAGAGGTTTGATGATGACAATGTCATTGATGATCTCATTTCGGCCGGTATTGTCGGTCTACTCGAAACGATGGAAAAGTTCGATGCGAACAAGGGGATCAAGCTGAACACCTTTGCCTATCTGAGGATCCGCGGCGCCATGATAGACGAATTGAGATCGAGGGATTGGTTTCCAAGAAGCGCGCGTACCAAATCAAAAAGGATCAGTGAAGTAATACGGAAACTTGAAAACACGCTCGGGAGAATTCCCGGGGAAGAAGAAATAGCCGCAGAGCTGAACATGGATGTTGAGGAGTACCTCACAATGCTTAAAGACTACGGCAACCTTTCAGTTTTAAGCATTGAGGACCTCCACGAGATATCGGGAGAAGACCGCGAGGCTGTTATCAGATATGTAACGAATGAAAAAGAAGATCCGGAGAAATGCGCGGAACTCTATGAGATCGAAGGAATCCTTGCGGAAGAGTTCGATAAATTGCCGGAAAGACAGAGACTTGTACTGAGCCTCTATTATCATGAAGATATGAATATGAAGGAGATTGCAAGGACACTCGGCATCACCGAGGCGAGGATATGCCAGATCCATTCCCAGGCGGTCCTGAACCTCAGGTCCCTCATGAAAAAACATCTGAAGAATTAA
- the fliP gene encoding flagellar type III secretion system pore protein FliP (The bacterial flagellar biogenesis protein FliP forms a type III secretion system (T3SS)-type pore required for flagellar assembly.), protein MRYILIGLVIITLCSIPCFTHAKTSKNTIQSQGDIVGSLMKSEGGSRNLINIVIVLTVLAFAPAILLLMSSFTRIIIVLSFLRQAIGIPQLPPNQVIIGLSLFLTFFIMAPTYEKVNANAFSPYMNNRIGYDEFVSKASKEMGSFMLKFTKEKDLALFMNIAGLKRPNNVEEVPIRVIVPAFAISELKRAFQIGFLLYIPFLVIDMVVASVLLSAGMMMLPPIFISLPFKLMLFVLVDGWNLLIGSIIKGFF, encoded by the coding sequence ATGAGATATATTCTCATAGGCCTTGTTATCATCACACTCTGCTCCATTCCCTGTTTTACCCATGCCAAAACGAGCAAGAATACGATTCAATCACAGGGTGATATTGTCGGTTCCCTTATGAAAAGTGAAGGAGGGAGCCGAAACCTTATCAATATCGTGATCGTGCTGACTGTCCTCGCTTTTGCGCCGGCAATCCTTTTGCTCATGAGTTCTTTTACGAGGATCATTATCGTCCTTTCCTTCCTGAGACAGGCCATAGGCATACCGCAGCTGCCGCCAAACCAGGTAATTATCGGGCTATCCCTGTTTCTGACTTTTTTCATCATGGCCCCGACATACGAAAAGGTCAATGCCAATGCCTTCTCGCCTTACATGAACAACAGGATCGGCTACGACGAGTTCGTAAGCAAGGCATCAAAGGAGATGGGTTCTTTCATGCTGAAGTTCACGAAGGAGAAGGACCTCGCGCTTTTTATGAATATTGCCGGACTAAAAAGACCCAACAATGTCGAAGAGGTACCGATACGGGTTATCGTGCCGGCATTCGCTATCAGCGAATTGAAAAGGGCTTTTCAGATCGGGTTTCTTCTGTACATACCGTTTCTTGTGATCGACATGGTGGTTGCAAGCGTCCTTCTGTCGGCAGGCATGATGATGCTTCCCCCGATATTTATATCGCTGCCTTTTAAACTTATGCTTTTTGTCCTTGTAGACGGGTGGAACCTGCTCATCGGTTCCATAATAAAAGGTTTTTTTTAG
- a CDS encoding HDOD domain-containing protein — protein MDNDRILNKLKAVNMLPTFPATVGRVMDLIQDPMSSAADLAKSMDPSMVSEVLRIANTAYFGTKNFRNISSIEHAIAIIGLEHLSTIILQMPFISMVKGDTGFDREKFIEHSIMCGVLSKTISSSTKFGNPNEVYIGGMMHDIGSIIIYRYFRSEWDQACSLVRERGMPWPEAERDIFSMDHGYIGAILLELWNIPKEITDGVMFHHCPGKAKGNRGNVMAIYLGNRFSKLINIHDDLPGFDDFLNRYRPFLNIDDEPGLQLSPSDEIIFYEKIYACARKTQHYIHGVIREKE, from the coding sequence ATGGATAATGACCGCATACTGAATAAACTCAAGGCAGTCAATATGCTGCCGACATTTCCTGCTACCGTGGGGAGGGTAATGGACCTGATCCAGGATCCGATGAGCTCTGCGGCCGATCTTGCAAAGAGCATGGACCCGTCAATGGTGAGCGAGGTGCTGAGGATTGCAAATACGGCCTATTTCGGGACGAAGAACTTCAGAAACATATCTTCGATCGAACATGCGATCGCCATTATAGGCCTTGAGCATCTTTCAACAATCATACTTCAAATGCCTTTCATCTCCATGGTAAAAGGGGATACCGGGTTCGACCGTGAGAAATTTATAGAACATTCGATCATGTGCGGTGTTCTGTCAAAGACAATAAGTTCATCAACTAAGTTCGGGAATCCCAACGAGGTCTACATCGGCGGGATGATGCATGATATAGGGTCGATCATCATCTACCGGTATTTCAGAAGCGAATGGGATCAGGCATGTTCGCTGGTACGGGAAAGGGGCATGCCCTGGCCTGAGGCAGAGAGAGATATCTTTTCCATGGACCACGGTTATATAGGCGCAATCCTCCTGGAATTGTGGAATATACCGAAGGAGATCACTGATGGCGTAATGTTCCACCACTGTCCCGGTAAGGCCAAAGGGAATCGTGGAAACGTAATGGCTATCTATCTGGGCAACAGGTTTTCAAAACTGATCAATATCCATGATGATCTTCCGGGCTTTGATGATTTTTTAAACAGGTACAGGCCTTTCCTGAACATTGATGATGAGCCTGGTCTGCAGCTTTCGCCGAGCGATGAAATAATATTCTATGAAAAGATATACGCTTGTGCAAGAAAGACGCAGCATTATATCCACGGAGTGATAAGGGAAAAGGAATGA
- a CDS encoding flagellar basal body-associated FliL family protein, with product MDEEQKEQKAEEKAETKPEKKKKAEGKPEKKGKMKIVFFLVILVFCGAIGGGYVLYGDTIMKKYFGGQKEGQSEAQKEEDNKKKKDGVGPILALEPFVFNLSGNSARFARISLGIELKDPKIMEEAKKMIPAIRDKALSVLGTKVPEVLMDVNQRNEIKKEIYGSLKDLFKNGEELRSVYITDIIIQ from the coding sequence ATGGATGAAGAGCAAAAAGAACAGAAGGCCGAAGAAAAGGCAGAGACAAAACCGGAGAAGAAAAAGAAGGCAGAAGGAAAACCGGAAAAGAAGGGGAAGATGAAGATAGTATTTTTCCTCGTTATCCTGGTCTTCTGCGGGGCAATAGGCGGCGGCTACGTTCTTTATGGTGACACAATAATGAAGAAATATTTTGGCGGGCAGAAAGAAGGGCAGTCAGAAGCGCAAAAAGAGGAGGACAATAAAAAGAAAAAGGATGGTGTAGGACCTATACTGGCGCTGGAGCCATTTGTTTTCAATCTCTCAGGAAACTCCGCCAGGTTCGCGAGAATATCCCTGGGGATAGAGTTGAAAGATCCGAAGATCATGGAAGAGGCAAAAAAGATGATTCCGGCGATCCGGGATAAAGCATTATCGGTCCTTGGTACGAAGGTGCCGGAGGTGCTTATGGATGTAAACCAGAGAAACGAGATAAAAAAAGAGATTTACGGCAGTCTGAAGGACCTGTTTAAAAACGGCGAAGAGCTTAGATCTGTCTATATAACGGATATCATTATCCAGTAA
- the fliR gene encoding flagellar biosynthetic protein FliR: protein MTVITPDIQRLMLIFIRILSMMWLIPLFSSRMVSGLFKAALSVLIAFLLFDSVKTGPLLGNDPVSCLLLVMKEVFVGVTIGFFVRILFLAVNVAGEIISLQSGFSFARFMDPFSMLQMSIMEQVTNLMAMIIFFAVDAHHMLIKGLAVSLKELPVGAAALNPSLLQYLINTTGKIFATGLRIGAPIIIALFLVDLSLGILSKMIPQVNIFVEGVSMKILITAIIFSFSLAVIVPGIVNLFKGMDTEFLKIIRIMA, encoded by the coding sequence ATGACAGTAATAACCCCTGATATCCAGCGACTGATGCTCATTTTCATCCGGATATTGTCGATGATGTGGTTGATCCCCCTGTTTTCATCAAGGATGGTATCGGGTCTCTTTAAGGCAGCCCTGTCTGTTCTGATTGCCTTCCTTCTTTTCGATTCTGTTAAAACGGGACCCCTGTTGGGCAATGATCCGGTTTCATGCCTTCTGTTGGTAATGAAAGAGGTCTTTGTCGGCGTGACGATCGGTTTTTTTGTGAGGATATTGTTCCTCGCAGTCAACGTGGCAGGCGAAATAATATCACTGCAGTCAGGCTTTTCCTTCGCCCGCTTCATGGACCCTTTTTCCATGCTCCAGATGTCTATTATGGAGCAGGTCACGAACCTGATGGCCATGATAATATTTTTCGCCGTTGATGCCCATCATATGCTTATCAAGGGGCTGGCAGTCAGCCTGAAGGAGCTGCCCGTAGGAGCCGCCGCGCTCAACCCTTCTTTGCTTCAGTACCTGATCAATACCACGGGAAAGATCTTTGCAACAGGCCTGCGTATAGGGGCTCCGATTATTATCGCCCTTTTTCTTGTAGACCTTTCGCTGGGCATTCTTTCAAAAATGATACCACAGGTGAATATCTTCGTTGAAGGTGTTTCTATGAAGATACTCATCACCGCAATAATATTCTCGTTTTCCCTGGCCGTTATTGTGCCGGGGATAGTCAACCTGTTTAAAGGTATGGATACGGAGTTTTTAAAGATTATAAGGATAATGGCGTAG
- a CDS encoding MinD/ParA family protein, translating into MEKRRKRIITVTSGKGGVGKSSIVSNLAYMLSSMNERTFILDADLSLGNIDIMFGMIPKYNMKDLIEGGRHIEEIVMEGPCGIKIIPATSGVYEFSNLSTEEKKILFSSLQTLPEYDFLIVDTSAGISSNVISFNAMSEDIFVVVTPDPSSITDSYAVIKVLEKKTGRKDFNIVVNMVKDEEEALDIFQKLINVSDRFLNVYLNYFGYIPLDVNISQAIKKQRLWVEHFPETMATKALSRICNRLVS; encoded by the coding sequence ATGGAAAAGAGAAGGAAGAGAATTATTACAGTAACGAGCGGAAAGGGCGGGGTCGGGAAGTCGTCCATAGTTTCGAACCTGGCCTATATGCTGAGCAGCATGAACGAACGCACATTTATACTCGATGCGGACCTTTCACTGGGGAACATCGATATCATGTTCGGTATGATCCCGAAATATAATATGAAGGATTTGATCGAAGGGGGCAGGCACATTGAAGAGATAGTGATGGAAGGACCCTGCGGTATAAAGATCATCCCCGCAACATCCGGGGTATATGAGTTTTCCAACCTGAGCACTGAGGAGAAAAAGATACTCTTTTCTTCCCTGCAGACACTGCCGGAGTATGACTTTCTGATTGTTGACACCTCTGCGGGGATCTCATCGAACGTTATCTCTTTTAACGCGATGAGCGAGGATATTTTTGTTGTTGTTACTCCAGACCCCTCCAGTATCACCGACTCATACGCTGTCATCAAGGTATTGGAAAAAAAGACGGGGAGAAAGGATTTCAATATCGTTGTCAACATGGTGAAGGATGAAGAAGAGGCGCTGGATATCTTTCAGAAGCTCATTAATGTGTCTGACAGGTTTTTGAATGTCTACCTGAACTATTTCGGCTATATCCCCCTTGATGTAAATATTAGCCAGGCAATAAAGAAGCAGAGATTATGGGTCGAGCATTTTCCGGAAACAATGGCGACAAAGGCCCTTTCTCGGATATGCAACAGGCTGGTGTCGTAA
- the flhB gene encoding flagellar biosynthesis protein FlhB, translating into MQESYQEKTEQPTDKRLNEAREKGQVAQSREMPTCFIILFSTIFLYFSMTHGFHEMFRVYVSYMRNINLDINTGNIYSVMSFGMYRWLWIVVPLLTLFVAMAFFSTVLQTGFMWSSEALKFDVENINPASGLKKIFSKRSAVEVIKSLLKIFIMVYVVYTLIVRELPHIFSLTGQDTRSIVEYLGKTSFNLAIKIGIIFLFIAGVDFLYQKWQHKKDLMMTAQEVKEEYKEHEGNPLVKSRIRSLQREMSRRRMIEDVKTADVVVTNPTTYAIALKYVAGEMLAPKVVGKGAGFVAARIKEVAMLHRVPLVENKPLAQGLFFAVKIGDFIPEKFYLIVAELLAVVYKKKHGVSL; encoded by the coding sequence ATGCAGGAATCATACCAGGAAAAGACCGAACAGCCAACCGATAAGAGGCTCAATGAGGCGCGGGAAAAGGGACAGGTTGCCCAGTCGCGGGAGATGCCTACCTGTTTTATTATCCTTTTTTCGACGATATTCCTGTATTTTTCGATGACCCATGGTTTTCATGAGATGTTCAGGGTATATGTGAGCTACATGAGAAACATAAATCTGGACATCAACACCGGGAACATTTACAGCGTTATGTCATTCGGCATGTACAGGTGGTTATGGATTGTCGTACCGCTCCTGACCCTTTTTGTTGCCATGGCATTCTTCAGCACCGTATTGCAGACCGGATTTATGTGGAGTTCGGAGGCCCTTAAATTTGATGTTGAGAACATAAACCCGGCATCGGGGTTAAAGAAGATATTTTCCAAAAGATCGGCCGTTGAAGTTATCAAATCGCTCCTCAAGATCTTTATCATGGTCTACGTTGTCTACACGCTGATCGTCAGGGAACTTCCTCACATCTTTTCGCTGACCGGGCAGGACACGAGGTCTATTGTTGAATATCTCGGGAAGACATCATTCAACCTGGCTATCAAGATAGGGATTATTTTTCTTTTTATCGCCGGCGTGGATTTTCTTTACCAGAAGTGGCAGCACAAAAAAGACCTCATGATGACTGCCCAGGAAGTGAAAGAGGAATATAAGGAACACGAAGGGAACCCGTTGGTCAAGTCCAGGATAAGGAGCCTCCAGAGGGAGATGTCGCGGCGGAGAATGATTGAAGATGTAAAGACCGCTGATGTAGTTGTGACAAACCCGACAACCTATGCGATAGCGCTGAAATATGTGGCAGGAGAGATGCTTGCCCCGAAGGTAGTAGGTAAGGGAGCGGGATTTGTTGCTGCAAGGATCAAGGAAGTTGCGATGCTGCACAGAGTTCCTCTGGTTGAAAACAAACCGCTCGCGCAGGGGCTCTTTTTTGCAGTGAAGATCGGTGATTTTATTCCCGAAAAATTTTACCTGATTGTCGCTGAGTTGCTGGCAGTGGTTTATAAAAAGAAACATGGGGTATCATTATAA
- the fliQ gene encoding flagellar biosynthesis protein FliQ translates to MTQDLIIQIFRDFLKTSLILMAPMLVASLVVGFLVSIFQAATQIHEMTLVFVPKILIIVLCLILLFPWMMNFMVSYTVNLFSNIPVYVK, encoded by the coding sequence ATGACCCAGGACCTGATCATACAGATCTTCAGAGATTTTTTAAAAACCTCTCTTATATTGATGGCCCCCATGCTGGTTGCGTCCCTTGTGGTCGGGTTCCTTGTGAGCATCTTCCAGGCGGCAACACAGATACATGAAATGACCCTGGTTTTTGTCCCCAAAATACTCATTATTGTCCTCTGCCTGATCCTGCTGTTCCCCTGGATGATGAATTTCATGGTTTCCTATACGGTAAACCTCTTTTCAAATATACCGGTTTATGTGAAATAG
- the fliN gene encoding flagellar motor switch protein FliN, whose product MEEFVGENQNLVAPRKFEIDISNLLDISVEMSVEIGRTKMPIGELLALSRGSIIELNRIAGDLVDIYVNEKLLGRGEIVVVNERLGVRIIEIVTPKERVQELG is encoded by the coding sequence ATGGAAGAATTTGTGGGAGAAAATCAAAATCTTGTTGCTCCAAGGAAATTTGAGATCGATATCAGCAATCTTCTGGATATATCTGTTGAGATGTCCGTTGAAATAGGCAGGACAAAGATGCCGATAGGCGAACTCCTGGCACTTTCCAGGGGGTCAATAATCGAGCTCAACAGGATTGCCGGAGACCTTGTTGACATATATGTCAATGAAAAGCTGCTGGGCAGGGGGGAGATTGTTGTTGTGAACGAGCGACTTGGTGTGAGGATCATTGAAATAGTTACACCGAAGGAAAGGGTCCAGGAATTGGGATGA
- the fliM gene encoding flagellar motor switch protein FliM, whose product MEQVLSQEEIDALLHGISEGEIETQKVEAPEEHKEAKSFDYIRYTRGKKERLPALDFIYDRFSKSFRSALSLFMEKEVEVDLQPIQYVGYEDFIKTLPLPTNMNIVVTENLKGFYIVIFDAKMIFSVLETVFGSTNISVPKIVGREFTKIEFNVIKKLIDLVSAEMEKAWAPVYEIRCKYSRSEINPNYITMVAPEETVGITEFNIEIGDMTSWVKICMPYGILESIKGYLIATPSREDMEMREKWFGRLKARVLDVPIDVRAVLGRKKMPLEEFLKMSDGSVIAVDRYISDPVDIEIQQNTRFRGKMGIFKGNKAIRVEESIN is encoded by the coding sequence ATGGAACAGGTACTGTCTCAGGAAGAAATAGACGCGTTGCTTCATGGGATATCTGAGGGTGAGATAGAGACCCAGAAGGTTGAGGCACCGGAGGAGCATAAGGAAGCGAAGTCCTTCGATTATATCAGGTATACGAGAGGGAAAAAAGAAAGACTTCCTGCGCTGGATTTTATCTATGACAGGTTCTCCAAATCCTTCAGGTCGGCGCTCTCGCTTTTTATGGAGAAAGAGGTTGAGGTTGATCTCCAGCCGATCCAATACGTCGGTTATGAGGATTTTATCAAGACCCTGCCGCTGCCCACGAATATGAACATCGTTGTTACGGAAAACCTGAAGGGTTTTTACATAGTGATCTTTGACGCAAAGATGATCTTTTCTGTACTTGAGACTGTTTTTGGCAGCACGAATATTTCAGTCCCCAAGATCGTGGGCAGGGAATTTACGAAGATAGAGTTCAATGTGATTAAAAAATTGATCGATCTGGTCTCCGCTGAGATGGAGAAGGCGTGGGCGCCCGTTTATGAGATCAGGTGCAAGTATTCCAGGTCAGAGATAAACCCCAATTACATAACCATGGTGGCGCCGGAAGAAACAGTGGGGATAACCGAGTTCAACATTGAGATAGGCGATATGACAAGCTGGGTGAAGATATGTATGCCTTACGGGATACTGGAATCCATCAAGGGTTATCTCATAGCGACTCCGTCGAGGGAAGACATGGAGATGAGAGAAAAATGGTTTGGAAGATTAAAGGCAAGGGTTCTGGATGTCCCCATCGACGTGAGGGCGGTGCTTGGAAGAAAAAAGATGCCGCTGGAAGAATTTCTTAAGATGTCGGACGGAAGTGTGATTGCTGTCGACAGGTATATAAGCGATCCGGTGGATATTGAGATTCAGCAGAATACCAGGTTCAGGGGCAAAATGGGGATCTTCAAGGGAAACAAGGCAATAAGGGTCGAGGAATCCATCAACTAA